The Tenebrio molitor chromosome 3, icTenMoli1.1, whole genome shotgun sequence genome contains a region encoding:
- the LOC138127024 gene encoding uncharacterized protein, producing MPKQKISLREKILQWTSKKDLYEIKSTREMFCKACGKLFICEKKCHLQQHEQTAIHKENIMTPLRQTLLTQNLEESANSTFNMELCNVFLAANIPWHKLQNPAFQNFLTKYCGRKIPDESTLRKNYLPKCYKDTIDRIRNELDPFNIWVSVDETTDALGRYVANCLVGKLSEDEPGKSYLLASKQLERTNHETIARFVNQSLEILWSTRVVAEKFLLFVTDGAPYMIKSGRHLKVFYPKIVHVTCLAHALNLVAEKIRYQYEDVDNLISNVKKIFVKAPLRVEMYKEKLKEMPLPPQPILTRWGTWLQAAMFYSEHFDSIKEVVMSFDGSSAVAIQKAQSIMKKPGIKNQLIYVRSNFKIICESITQLEKNGLPLTDSIKIVENVFTSLKKSPGPVAAVALKKLEDVTEKNPGYKFLLELARIFRGEDVPEHDTKMEEIYYKFAPITSCEVERSFSKYKSILVDNRQCFKVENLEQYLVCNVNT from the exons atgccgaaacaaaaaattagtttacgcgaaaaaatattacagtggacaagcaagaaagatttatatgaaataaaatcaacccgagaaatgttttgtaaagcttgtggtaaactg tttatatgcgaaaaaaaatgtcacttgcaacagcatgagcaaacggccatccataaagagaacattatgacaccgcttcggcaaacgttgctgacacagaacttggaggaatcggcaaatagtacattcaatatggaactttgtaacgtctttttagctgccaatataccatggcacaaactacaaaatcctgcgtttcagaattttctgacaaaatattgtggtagaaaaattccggatgagtctactttacggaaaaattatttaccaaaatgctacaaagat actattgaccgcattcggaatgagctggatccttttaacatatgggtttcagttgacgaaacaacagatgcacttgggcgatatgtggcgaattgtctggttgggaaactttcagaagatgaacctggaaaatcttatcttttggcgtctaaacaattagaaagaacaaatcatgagacaatagctagattcgtaaatcaatctttag aaatcttgtggagtaccagagttgttgctgaaaagtttcttttgtttgtaacggatggagcaccatatatgataaaatctggtagacaccttaaggtgttttatccaaaaattgtgcatgtcacatgcttagcgcatgctttaaatctagtggctgaaaaaattcgctatcaatatgaagatgtggataatttaatttcgaacgtgaaaaaaattttcgttaaggcacctttgagagttgaaatgtacaaagaaaaactaaaagaaatgccactgcctccacagccaattttaacacgatggggaacatggcttcaggctgctatgttttacagcgaacactttgattccattaaagaa gttgtcatgtcctttgatggaagttctgctgttgctattcaaaaagcacagtctataatgaagaaacccggaataaaaaaccaattaatttatgttcgcagtaattttaaaataatctgcgaaagtattactcaattggaaaaaaatgggttacctttaaccgattcaatcaaaattgttgaaaacgtatttacctccctaaaaaaatctccaggccctgtagcagcagtagcattaaaaaaacttgaagatgttactgaaaaaaatcctggatacaaatttcttctagaattggcaagaatttttagaggtgaagatgtgccggaacatgacaccaaaatggaagaaatttattacaaatttgcgcccattacctcttgcgaggtagaaagaagtttttcaaaatataagtccattttggtggataaccgacaatgttttaaagtagaaaatttagagcaatatcttgtatgcaatgtaaatacgtaa